From Microbacterium pseudoresistens, the proteins below share one genomic window:
- a CDS encoding MFS transporter — translation MVPSALIDLRPFRASGAFTRLWIGSTLTGLGGQLTLVTVMLHVFELTSSTFAVSMVAVAGLVPMILAGLYGGMLADAFDRRKVALIAAVITFASTLLLAVLTWAHLETIWWLYVLSVVNAAANSVSLATRTAIIPRLLPRQLLASASALNGITIGVMLMVGPALAGILVAMTGYGWTYTIDVVLMLAMFLGLWTLPALRPEGTVIRPGLASLIDGWQFLRRAGNIRMQYILDITAMTFGQPMALYPALGTLLLGGGAVTTGALTASVAAGTFLSSLFSGRIVRYRWHGRGIERAIQAYGACILAFGAVLLVGIWLPPVSETTVNLGLIVAACIALAGSGASDNISSIYRSTMMQASVPDNIRGRLQGIFVVVVTGGPRLGALYVGALAAISSLWFPPLLGGLLVIVIVAMLVRLSPRFRAYDAENPEP, via the coding sequence CTGGTGCCCAGCGCCCTGATCGATCTGCGTCCCTTCCGCGCCAGCGGCGCCTTCACTCGGCTGTGGATCGGTTCGACCCTCACCGGGCTCGGCGGCCAGCTCACCCTCGTGACCGTCATGCTGCACGTGTTCGAGCTGACGAGCAGCACTTTCGCCGTGTCGATGGTGGCCGTTGCAGGACTCGTGCCGATGATCCTCGCGGGTCTGTACGGAGGGATGCTCGCCGACGCCTTCGACCGCCGGAAGGTCGCGCTCATCGCGGCTGTCATCACCTTCGCCTCCACCCTGCTGCTGGCCGTGCTCACCTGGGCCCACCTGGAGACCATCTGGTGGCTGTACGTGCTCAGCGTCGTGAACGCCGCCGCGAACTCGGTGAGCCTCGCCACCCGCACCGCGATCATCCCGCGCCTGCTCCCCCGCCAGCTGCTGGCGTCGGCCTCGGCGCTGAACGGCATCACGATCGGAGTGATGCTCATGGTCGGCCCGGCGCTGGCCGGGATCCTCGTCGCCATGACCGGGTACGGCTGGACGTACACGATCGACGTCGTGCTGATGCTGGCGATGTTCCTGGGGCTGTGGACTCTTCCGGCACTGCGCCCCGAGGGCACCGTGATCCGCCCGGGACTCGCATCGCTCATCGACGGATGGCAGTTCCTCAGGCGCGCGGGCAACATCCGGATGCAGTACATCCTCGACATCACCGCGATGACGTTCGGGCAGCCGATGGCGCTGTACCCGGCGCTGGGGACGCTGCTGCTCGGCGGCGGCGCGGTCACCACCGGCGCCCTGACCGCGTCGGTCGCCGCGGGCACGTTCCTGTCGAGCCTGTTCTCGGGCAGGATCGTGCGCTACCGGTGGCACGGCCGCGGCATCGAGCGGGCGATCCAGGCGTACGGCGCGTGCATCCTCGCGTTCGGCGCGGTCCTGCTCGTGGGCATCTGGCTGCCGCCGGTGAGCGAGACGACTGTGAATCTCGGCCTCATCGTGGCGGCGTGCATCGCCCTGGCCGGCTCCGGCGCCTCCGACAACATCAGCTCCATCTACCGCAGCACCATGATGCAGGCATCCGTGCCCGACAACATCCGCGGCCGCCTGCAGGGCATCTTCGTGGTGGTCGTCACGGGAGGCCCGCGCCTCGGCGCGCTCTACGTCGGCGCGCTGGCGGCCATCAGCAGCCTGTGGTTCCCGCCGCTGCTGGGCGGGCTGCTCGTGATCGTCATCGTGGCGATGCTCGTGCGCCTGTCGCCGCGCTTTCGCGCCTATGACGCGGAGAACCCCGAGCCCTGA
- the rpsO gene encoding 30S ribosomal protein S15 produces the protein MALEADVKKAIIEEYATHPGDTGSPEVQAAMLTQRIKDLTEHLKEHKHDHHSRRGLFLLVGQRRRLLGYLQGVDIERYRSLIQRLGLRR, from the coding sequence ATGGCACTGGAAGCAGACGTCAAGAAGGCGATCATCGAAGAGTACGCGACGCACCCCGGTGACACCGGATCCCCCGAGGTGCAGGCCGCGATGCTGACGCAGCGCATCAAGGACCTCACCGAGCACCTCAAGGAGCACAAGCACGACCACCACTCGCGTCGTGGCCTGTTCCTGCTCGTCGGTCAGCGCCGCCGTCTGCTCGGCTACCTCCAGGGCGTGGACATCGAGCGCTACCGCTCGCTGATCCAGCGCCTCGGGCTTCGCCGATAA